A window of Trichoderma atroviride chromosome 3, complete sequence contains these coding sequences:
- a CDS encoding uncharacterized protein (EggNog:ENOG41~TransMembrane:1 (i86-107o)) has translation MGYYSYERALDSPVPGINDFGGTVIHPQWWPENFDCSNKNIVIVGSGATAITLLPELAGKAKSVTMLQRTPSYVVSMERSSGFEKFLAAILPLSWVHWIASCIDIWFEVFISELCLRYPRLGRFLITMDLPKSLPKKLDAAVHFNPTYGPFQQRLCLTPDGEFFKALHRDDVEMVTDLIDTVTKDGILLKSGRKLSADVIVTATGLHIQLLGGIRPRVDGKEIDLGQQYAWRGCMIEGVPNAASIFGYVTTTWTPGANSTARLAIRVIKQMEADDASSVVPVIQRTEGMPRLSSADVKSHYITKAVDRIPKSTGRAPFYGRVNYPLDLWALCFGSIRDGLVYTKREAKKVK, from the coding sequence aTGGGCTACTACTCGTATGAACGGGCGCTGGACAGTCCCGTGCCTGGCATCAACGACTTTGGTGGAACCGTGATCCATCCGCAGTGGTGGCCAGAGAACTTTGACTGCAGCAATAAGAATATCGTGATTGTTGGCAGTGGCGCAACCGCCATCACGCTTCTGCCCGAGCTGGCGGGCAAAGCAAAATCCGTGACGATGCTTCAGAGAACACCTTCATACGTGGTGTCCATGGAGAGGAGCTCGGGCTTTGAGAAGTTTCTGGCGGCGATACTGCCCTTGTCCTGGGTACATTGGATTGCCAGCTGCATTGACATCTGGTTCGAGGTGTTCATCTCCGAGCTATGCTTGCGATACCCTCGTCTAGGGCGCTTTCTGATCACAATGGATTTACCAAAGAGCCTACCAAAGAAGCTCGATGCGGCGGTGCATTTCAACCCGACGTATGGGCCCTTCCAACAGCGATTGTGTCTGACACCAGATGGCGAGTTCTTCAAAGCCCTGCATCGAGACGATGTTGAGATGGTCACAGACTTGATTGATACCGTCACCAAAGACGGAATACTTCTCAAATCCGGCCGCAAGCTTTCAGCAGACGTGATTGTGACTGCTACTGGGCTGCACATACAGCTCCTCGGCGGGATACGTCCCCGAGTCGACGGCAAGGAAATCGATCTCGGCCAGCAGTACGCCTGGAGAGGCTGCATGATCGAAGGCGTGCCCAACGCggcatccatctttggctaCGTAACTACAACGTGGACTCCCGGCGCAAACTCCACGGCCAGGCTGGCTATCCGAGTAATCAAGCAGATGGAGGCGGATGATGCGTCGAGCGTTGTGCCCGTCATCCAGAGGACAGAGGGCATGCCGCGATTGTCGAGTGCGGATGTGAAGAGCCACTACATCACGAAAGCAGTAGATCGCATCCCCAAATCAACGGGGAGAGCTCCATTTTATGGGCGCGTCAACTATCCTTTAGATTTGTGGGCATTGTGTTTCGGCAGCATAAGGGACGGATTGGTGTATACAAAGAGAGAGGCCAAAAAGGTTAAATGA